A genomic window from Algoriphagus sp. Y33 includes:
- a CDS encoding dihydroorotase — translation MKSILITGANIVNEGRISPGDVLVENGRISKLGEDLSMEKADIHIDAKGKHLFPGVIDDQVHFREPGLTHKAEIYTEAKAGVAGGTTSYMEMPNTVPQATTVELLEQKYSRASEVSLANYSFFMGATNSNLDEIMKVDFDEVCGLKIFQGSSTGNMVVDNIESLEEIFKQCKAIIAIHSENDNIIKANLDEFKSIYGDHIPVKFHPKIRSEEACYDASSRAVAMAKKHGARLHILHISTAKELELFTNTIPLEEKKVTAEACIHHMWFAEEDYDTKGNLIKWNPAVKTAKDREAIFNAMLDGTIDVVATDHAPHTLEEKDQVYTKAPSGGPLNQHSLVAMLDFYHQGKISLEKIALKMSHNVAILFNIKDRGFIRAGYYADLVLVDLNNPWKVSKENILSKCGWSPFEGHVFKSKVTHTVVSGHLAYENGAFHEDKKGKRLNFSRKI, via the coding sequence ATGAAAAGTATTCTGATCACCGGTGCAAATATAGTCAATGAAGGCCGGATAAGTCCGGGCGATGTGTTGGTAGAAAATGGAAGAATCTCAAAATTAGGAGAAGATCTCAGTATGGAGAAGGCTGACATTCATATCGACGCTAAGGGAAAACATCTTTTCCCCGGAGTAATTGATGATCAGGTACATTTCAGAGAGCCTGGACTCACCCATAAAGCCGAGATATATACAGAAGCAAAAGCCGGGGTCGCTGGCGGTACCACATCCTATATGGAAATGCCTAACACAGTACCTCAAGCAACAACTGTGGAGCTCTTGGAACAAAAATATTCCAGAGCTTCTGAGGTTTCTTTGGCCAACTATTCTTTCTTCATGGGGGCTACAAACAGCAATCTGGACGAGATTATGAAAGTTGATTTCGATGAAGTATGCGGACTAAAGATTTTTCAGGGATCTTCCACAGGAAACATGGTAGTAGACAACATCGAATCCTTAGAAGAAATATTTAAACAGTGCAAAGCCATCATCGCCATCCACAGCGAAAATGACAACATCATCAAAGCGAATCTCGATGAGTTCAAATCTATCTATGGTGATCATATTCCTGTAAAATTCCATCCGAAAATCAGATCCGAAGAAGCCTGCTACGATGCATCCAGCCGAGCTGTGGCCATGGCAAAAAAACATGGCGCACGTCTTCATATTCTTCATATCAGTACGGCAAAAGAACTGGAACTTTTCACCAATACCATTCCGCTGGAAGAGAAAAAAGTAACTGCTGAAGCCTGCATCCACCACATGTGGTTTGCCGAGGAGGATTATGACACCAAAGGAAATCTTATCAAATGGAACCCTGCTGTAAAAACAGCTAAAGACAGGGAAGCAATTTTCAATGCAATGCTGGACGGCACCATCGATGTAGTCGCCACAGATCATGCCCCACATACGCTGGAGGAAAAAGACCAGGTTTACACCAAAGCCCCTTCCGGCGGGCCGCTTAATCAGCATAGTTTAGTCGCCATGCTTGACTTCTATCATCAGGGCAAAATCAGTTTGGAGAAAATTGCATTGAAAATGAGTCATAATGTAGCCATACTATTTAACATTAAGGACAGGGGATTTATCCGAGCCGGCTATTATGCAGATTTGGTATTGGTGGATCTAAATAATCCATGGAAAGTCTCCAAGGAAAATATTTTATCCAAATGTGGCTGGTCTCCTTTCGAGGGCCATGTCTTTAAGTCAAAAGTCACACACACAGTCGTTTCTGGACATCTAGCGTACGAAAACGGAGCATTCCACGAAGACAAGAAAGGTAAGCGCCTAAATTTTTCAAGAAAAATTTAG
- a CDS encoding DEAD/DEAH box helicase, with protein sequence MSNEASTFEAFKLNRQLLNAVADAGYTHPTPIQEKAIPLALAGHDVLGIAQTGTGKTAAYVLPLLMKVKYAQGDHARAVILAPTRELVMQIEEVVLQMATHTDLRMVALYGGLGPKTQIEILEKGVDIIVSTPGRFLDIYRKGKILTKEIKTLVLDEADKMMDMGFMPQIRSILEIIPIKRQNLLFSATFGERIDRFAAEFLEFPERVEVTPQATTAETIGQVKYLVPNIKTKLSLLAHLFKNEEFSRAIIFTRSRKNAEEVFAFLSHRSYGEVRVIHANKGQNTRINSIEDFKGGDVRILVATDVASRGLDVTMVSHVINFDVPLIYEDYVHRIGRTGRAEQEGKAISFVNPAETYHFEKIEEIIRMKVEEAEIPGEVDVTATPYEEKQAYARELDRLLQRDNPDYKGAFHEKKEHKKPNPHLEQQEKEKKRGNKNSKAKTNRNQLKTKHQKNKGK encoded by the coding sequence ATGAGCAATGAGGCCTCAACTTTTGAAGCATTTAAGCTAAATAGACAGCTATTGAATGCAGTGGCGGATGCGGGTTACACTCATCCTACGCCTATTCAGGAAAAGGCGATCCCACTTGCGCTTGCCGGACACGATGTGCTGGGAATTGCTCAGACAGGCACAGGGAAGACTGCTGCCTATGTACTGCCGCTTCTAATGAAGGTGAAATATGCGCAAGGTGACCACGCCAGAGCTGTGATTTTGGCGCCCACTCGTGAACTGGTGATGCAGATAGAAGAGGTAGTGCTGCAGATGGCAACTCATACCGATCTGAGAATGGTGGCGCTCTACGGTGGTTTGGGGCCAAAGACTCAGATTGAAATTTTGGAAAAAGGAGTTGATATTATCGTTTCTACACCCGGAAGATTTCTTGATATCTATAGGAAAGGGAAAATATTGACCAAGGAAATCAAAACCTTGGTTTTGGATGAAGCGGACAAAATGATGGATATGGGCTTTATGCCACAGATCAGATCTATTTTAGAAATCATCCCTATCAAGAGGCAAAACTTGCTGTTCTCCGCAACTTTTGGTGAGCGTATAGACAGATTTGCAGCAGAGTTTCTGGAGTTTCCGGAGCGGGTGGAAGTAACTCCACAAGCCACCACGGCTGAGACGATCGGGCAGGTGAAGTATTTGGTGCCAAATATCAAAACGAAACTGAGTCTACTGGCTCATTTATTTAAGAATGAGGAATTCAGTAGAGCCATAATTTTTACCCGATCAAGAAAAAATGCGGAAGAGGTGTTTGCCTTTCTAAGTCATCGTAGCTATGGTGAGGTGCGTGTGATTCACGCGAATAAGGGACAAAATACCCGTATTAATTCTATTGAGGATTTCAAAGGCGGGGATGTACGTATTTTGGTAGCCACCGATGTTGCATCCAGAGGATTGGATGTGACTATGGTATCTCATGTGATCAACTTCGATGTGCCTTTGATCTATGAGGACTATGTACATAGGATAGGTAGAACGGGTAGGGCGGAGCAAGAAGGCAAGGCAATCAGTTTTGTCAATCCTGCGGAAACCTATCATTTCGAAAAGATCGAAGAGATCATCCGGATGAAAGTAGAAGAGGCGGAAATACCCGGTGAGGTGGATGTGACTGCTACTCCTTATGAAGAAAAGCAAGCTTATGCGCGTGAGCTTGATCGCCTGCTACAACGGGACAATCCTGATTATAAGGGAGCTTTTCATGAGAAAAAGGAGCATAAAAAGCCAAATCCTCATTTAGAGCAGCAAGAGAAAGAGAAAAAGCGTGGAAATAAAAACTCCAAGGCCAAAACCAATAGAAATCAACTGAAGACAAAGCACCAGAAGAATAAGGGGAAGTAA
- a CDS encoding amidohydrolase has translation MKKLLFPLLLCPMIMGTGNLSAQTELHKAIDTKANSIESKVIEWRRDIHMHPELGNQEFRTAKKVADHLRSLGIEVTEQVAVTGVIGVLKGGKPGPTVALRADMDALPVTERNDLPFKSVNTATYNGQETGVMHACGHDSHVAILMGAAEVLAGMKDDLEGTVKFIFQPAEEGVYDAEIAGAELMVKEGIMEDVDAVFGLHINSQTEVGKIGYRSGPVMAAVDNLEITVKGVQAHGAYPWSSVDPIVASSQIIMGLQTILSRSVNVTQNPAVVTIGAIHGGIRHNIIPEEVKLIGTVRTFGDEQQELVHKRITEIVTNIAESAGATVDLKIEKLYPSTVNHPDLTKEMLPSLEAAAGAENLIYLNPVTGAEDFSFFQREKPGVFIFLGGMKKGGDPLTTPSHHTPGFYIDEGGFVLGMRTLSYFVVDYMEHNK, from the coding sequence ATGAAAAAACTTTTATTCCCCCTACTGCTGTGCCCCATGATCATGGGCACCGGAAATCTTTCAGCCCAAACAGAACTCCACAAGGCTATCGACACCAAGGCAAATTCCATTGAATCCAAAGTGATTGAATGGCGACGGGATATCCACATGCATCCTGAACTGGGAAACCAAGAGTTTCGTACGGCAAAGAAAGTCGCAGATCATCTGCGCTCCCTTGGCATAGAAGTCACCGAGCAGGTAGCGGTGACCGGTGTAATTGGTGTGTTGAAGGGCGGAAAACCCGGGCCGACCGTAGCACTCAGAGCTGATATGGATGCACTTCCTGTGACAGAGCGGAATGATTTGCCGTTCAAATCTGTAAATACTGCTACCTACAACGGTCAAGAAACAGGGGTAATGCACGCCTGTGGTCACGATTCACATGTAGCTATCCTCATGGGGGCGGCCGAAGTTCTCGCCGGGATGAAAGATGACTTGGAAGGAACTGTGAAATTTATTTTCCAACCGGCCGAAGAAGGAGTCTATGATGCAGAGATAGCAGGGGCGGAACTTATGGTGAAAGAAGGCATTATGGAGGATGTGGACGCTGTTTTTGGCTTGCATATCAATTCCCAAACAGAAGTAGGGAAGATTGGCTACAGATCCGGTCCCGTAATGGCAGCTGTGGATAACCTGGAAATAACCGTAAAAGGCGTACAAGCCCATGGTGCGTATCCGTGGTCGAGTGTGGATCCGATTGTGGCTAGTTCGCAAATCATCATGGGACTGCAAACTATTCTCTCTAGAAGTGTAAATGTCACGCAAAATCCTGCCGTGGTGACTATAGGAGCCATACATGGAGGAATCCGCCACAACATTATACCTGAAGAAGTCAAGTTGATCGGTACCGTGCGAACTTTTGGAGATGAGCAGCAGGAATTAGTACACAAGCGCATCACGGAGATCGTGACCAATATTGCCGAAAGTGCCGGAGCTACAGTAGATCTGAAGATCGAGAAACTATATCCATCCACTGTAAACCATCCCGATCTGACAAAAGAAATGCTGCCATCATTGGAAGCCGCAGCGGGCGCAGAAAACCTTATCTATCTCAACCCAGTGACTGGAGCAGAAGATTTCAGCTTTTTCCAGCGGGAAAAACCCGGTGTGTTCATTTTTCTCGGGGGAATGAAAAAAGGCGGTGACCCACTCACCACTCCTTCCCATCACACACCGGGCTTCTACATAGACGAAGGTGGGTTTGTACTTGGAATGCGAACCTTGAGCTACTTTGTGGTGGATTATATGGAACATAATAAGTAG
- a CDS encoding SDR family oxidoreductase — protein MYSKTNKQEAMQLDNQLAVVTGVSKGIGLEVVKLLLEKGTVVAGWGRNAPDFEHENFHFFVCDVADEDSVEKAFLETTGKLGTDIRILVNNAGFGIAGKFEEMSSQDWKAMFDTNVHGIFYVSKRLVPAMKAADEGHILNVASIAGLNGVANFAGYVGTKHAVRGISHSMYMELRDFGIKVSTIYPGSTQTNFFDEIEGSNANEHMMRPQDVAQTIVQTLETHPNYFVADVECRPLRPKGKK, from the coding sequence TTGTACAGTAAAACTAACAAGCAAGAAGCTATGCAACTCGATAATCAACTGGCAGTAGTCACCGGTGTCAGTAAAGGAATAGGACTGGAAGTCGTCAAATTGTTACTTGAAAAAGGAACGGTCGTTGCAGGATGGGGGAGGAATGCTCCGGATTTTGAGCATGAAAACTTCCATTTTTTCGTCTGTGATGTTGCTGATGAAGATTCGGTGGAGAAAGCATTTCTGGAAACGACGGGCAAACTGGGAACTGATATCAGAATACTTGTCAATAATGCGGGGTTTGGAATTGCGGGCAAATTCGAAGAAATGTCCTCCCAAGATTGGAAAGCAATGTTTGACACCAATGTACACGGGATTTTCTACGTGAGTAAGAGACTGGTTCCGGCTATGAAAGCCGCTGATGAAGGCCATATTTTGAATGTTGCATCTATCGCAGGACTGAATGGAGTGGCTAATTTTGCCGGGTATGTAGGGACAAAGCATGCGGTACGCGGGATTTCCCATTCTATGTATATGGAGCTTCGTGATTTTGGGATTAAAGTTTCTACGATTTATCCAGGGTCCACCCAAACCAATTTCTTCGATGAGATTGAAGGTTCCAATGCCAATGAACATATGATGCGTCCCCAAGATGTGGCTCAGACGATTGTCCAAACATTAGAAACCCATCCAAATTACTTCGTTGCAGATGTAGAATGTAGGCCTTTAAGGCCGAAAGGGAAGAAGTAG
- a CDS encoding transposase encodes MGQVGKSTMGYFFGFKLHKVITYRELLNLVITPGNTDEREALKNKSFIKALKGKRYADEGYISSQLTQVLFPDGLHLITGICNKMKKVLMERKDKILPRKGQL; translated from the coding sequence TTGGGGCAAGTAGGTAAGTCCACCATGGGGTATTTCTTTGGTTTTAAGCTACATAAAGTGATCACTTACAGAGAGTTGCTCAACCTCGTCATTACCCCAGGCAATACTGACGAGAGGGAGGCTTTGAAAAACAAGTCGTTTATCAAAGCCTTAAAAGGAAAACGCTACGCAGACGAGGGCTATATTTCAAGCCAATTAACACAAGTGTTGTTTCCGGACGGACTTCATTTGATTACCGGCATCTGCAACAAGATGAAGAAAGTGCTAATGGAACGCAAGGATAAAATCCTGCCCAGAAAAGGTCAGTTATAG
- a CDS encoding TonB-dependent receptor gives MSSKSFTRLSAGIVLLLLILGLSTQGYSQATNASISGRVTDTSGEPLIGAALLIKNELTGFTSSAVTNLTGNYIVNQLPLGTDYSVTCTYLGFGTKVFTGYAISQGEHIRLDIKLSEEAQSLNEVSVVANSLSNSINRFGSSTAVTAKDMATLPVNGRNFNSLVDLSPVSNGSNLLGQLYSSTNYTIDGMTNRSPLSSGSTNRGPFSISMEAIREFEVVTNDYDVTNGRSGGGIISAVTKTGTNTVQGSAFLFNRADWLASKYDTRGNEREDEFSIQQYGFTLGGPIIKDKLHFFLAYDGQRDARPLYIADIRTAEDENRYNLSQESLDRYLQIARDEYGVAESPQTGSFNKKRYSHTAFARLDYQINKANLLTIRNNFSRDLNSQGVSDNSSVNLYEVYGDHLSTANSLMASLRTEINDRLTNELKLQYLYTLDDGRPNGQLPSSNIPRAIVQRVESIVDGRNVNTTIQLGGQRYLPERFESNVYQLVNNLYFNKGKTNYTFGADLLLNNLNSLATSEFNGRFYFTGLDAFENLQPYRYAREVATEDPTVEQSIFGGGIYAQADTDLGRGMNLIVGLRGDYTTYKNSPTFNQTVFDELGLRTDVKTGGFQIQPRFQFTWDINEKQQDILRFGAGVFGSALNNYSDVNNLQFDGTKIFAVDITGENVPTPDFVSYRNDPGTAPGVDLLNQPGITTVTTINMNSEDLKVPTVYKGNVMYNRVFNNRLRLGVNFIASIARNNYMYVDRNMADLPYFRLEEEGNRGVYVPAETISTSNGNADWTQGRKTDRIGRVLELNSEGKNNTYTLVVDGTYRYFKDGQITASYTWNDSKDNTSYNGNVANSATLSQMVVDDPRDLSTMSYSNGQYRTKIVVYGTLPTFKGFTVGVRYSGIGGTRYSLRVNGNVNGDFVNSNDLAFVFDPSTSGLSETIVEGMNSVLANPDNLAKDYIRESLGKVAVRNGGENGYFGNWDLRAAKKIYFTGGRKSGVEVGLDIFNVANLLNKEWGTTETLGNQNLLTIRNFDSEKKAYVYEVNPNVGVTAPGGTPFQMQISGKIFF, from the coding sequence ATGAGTTCAAAAAGTTTTACCCGTTTATCAGCAGGAATAGTTCTCCTGCTCCTGATTTTGGGACTCAGCACCCAAGGTTATTCCCAGGCTACCAATGCGTCAATTTCGGGAAGAGTAACTGATACAAGTGGTGAGCCCTTAATCGGTGCCGCACTTTTAATTAAAAACGAACTGACAGGATTCACCTCATCTGCAGTTACCAATCTGACCGGAAACTATATCGTAAATCAACTTCCTCTGGGCACGGACTACTCAGTGACATGTACCTATTTGGGATTTGGCACCAAAGTATTCACAGGATATGCAATCAGCCAGGGAGAACATATCAGACTTGATATAAAGCTGAGTGAAGAAGCACAATCCCTGAATGAAGTAAGTGTAGTTGCCAATTCACTAAGCAATAGCATCAATAGGTTTGGAAGCTCCACCGCCGTGACGGCCAAGGATATGGCGACTTTGCCTGTGAACGGAAGAAATTTCAACTCTCTGGTGGATTTGTCGCCTGTTTCCAATGGGAGTAATCTTCTGGGGCAGCTGTATTCATCTACCAACTACACCATTGACGGGATGACCAACAGAAGCCCGCTTTCCAGCGGCTCTACCAACCGGGGCCCTTTCTCAATTTCCATGGAGGCCATCAGGGAATTTGAAGTAGTCACCAATGATTATGATGTGACGAATGGGCGAAGTGGTGGGGGTATCATAAGTGCCGTGACCAAAACCGGTACAAATACAGTACAGGGGTCTGCTTTTCTCTTTAATAGGGCTGATTGGCTTGCAAGCAAGTATGATACCCGTGGAAATGAAAGAGAGGACGAGTTCTCAATCCAACAGTATGGTTTTACTTTGGGAGGGCCTATCATCAAGGACAAGCTTCATTTTTTCCTTGCATATGATGGTCAGCGGGATGCACGTCCGCTATACATTGCCGATATCCGGACTGCTGAGGATGAGAATCGATACAATCTCTCCCAAGAATCATTGGACCGATACCTTCAGATAGCGCGTGACGAATATGGCGTGGCGGAATCCCCGCAAACCGGAAGTTTCAATAAAAAAAGATATTCACACACGGCATTTGCCCGACTGGATTACCAAATCAACAAAGCCAACTTGCTCACTATCCGGAACAATTTTTCCAGGGATCTGAATAGTCAGGGGGTGTCAGACAACAGTTCTGTCAACTTGTATGAAGTCTACGGGGATCACCTTTCTACAGCAAATAGCTTGATGGCTTCCCTGAGAACTGAAATAAATGACAGGCTGACAAATGAGTTGAAACTTCAATACCTATATACCTTGGATGATGGCAGGCCAAACGGGCAATTACCAAGTAGCAATATACCCAGAGCAATAGTGCAGCGGGTAGAATCAATTGTTGATGGAAGAAATGTAAACACCACTATTCAGCTCGGAGGACAGCGTTATCTTCCTGAGCGATTTGAATCAAATGTCTACCAGCTTGTCAACAACCTATACTTTAACAAAGGGAAGACAAACTATACATTTGGAGCGGACTTGCTTCTGAATAATCTAAACTCACTGGCTACAAGTGAATTTAATGGAAGGTTTTATTTTACCGGACTGGATGCTTTTGAAAATCTGCAGCCTTACAGGTATGCCCGTGAGGTAGCAACTGAAGATCCCACTGTGGAGCAAAGCATCTTTGGTGGCGGTATTTATGCTCAGGCTGATACGGATCTGGGAAGGGGGATGAACTTGATCGTCGGCTTGAGAGGCGATTACACTACCTACAAAAACAGTCCTACTTTCAATCAGACTGTTTTTGATGAGCTAGGACTAAGAACTGATGTCAAAACCGGAGGATTTCAGATCCAGCCAAGATTCCAGTTTACCTGGGACATAAATGAAAAACAACAGGATATCTTAAGATTTGGAGCAGGTGTCTTTGGTTCGGCACTGAACAACTATTCGGATGTCAACAACCTGCAATTTGACGGTACGAAGATCTTTGCTGTGGATATTACAGGAGAAAATGTCCCAACGCCTGATTTTGTGTCGTATAGAAATGATCCCGGTACGGCCCCCGGAGTGGATTTGCTAAATCAGCCTGGGATCACCACTGTGACCACCATCAATATGAACAGCGAAGACCTAAAGGTTCCAACAGTTTATAAAGGGAATGTGATGTACAATAGGGTTTTCAATAACCGATTGCGCTTAGGGGTGAATTTCATTGCATCTATTGCCAGAAATAACTACATGTATGTGGATAGAAACATGGCGGATCTACCTTACTTCCGGCTTGAGGAAGAAGGAAACCGGGGGGTATATGTGCCTGCCGAAACTATCAGTACGTCAAATGGTAATGCTGACTGGACTCAGGGAAGAAAAACAGATCGGATTGGTCGTGTATTGGAATTGAACAGTGAAGGGAAAAACAATACCTACACGCTAGTAGTGGATGGCACTTATCGCTATTTCAAAGATGGACAGATTACTGCAAGCTACACTTGGAATGACAGTAAAGACAATACGTCCTATAATGGTAATGTGGCAAACAGTGCTACTCTTAGCCAGATGGTAGTAGATGATCCTAGGGACTTATCGACAATGAGCTATTCCAATGGTCAGTATAGAACCAAAATCGTTGTTTATGGTACACTGCCTACTTTCAAAGGATTTACGGTGGGTGTCCGCTATTCCGGCATCGGCGGGACACGTTATTCCCTACGCGTAAACGGAAACGTAAACGGTGATTTTGTCAACTCCAATGACCTTGCTTTTGTATTTGACCCATCTACTTCGGGATTATCGGAGACTATAGTGGAGGGAATGAATAGTGTACTGGCCAATCCGGATAATTTGGCGAAGGATTATATCCGGGAAAGCCTCGGGA